A region from the Bactrocera tryoni isolate S06 unplaced genomic scaffold, CSIRO_BtryS06_freeze2 scaffold_120, whole genome shotgun sequence genome encodes:
- the LOC120780014 gene encoding calcium/calmodulin-dependent protein kinase type 1-like — protein MCVNVDKRYTCKQALAHPWISGNAASNKNIHGTVSEQLKKNFAKSRWKQAYYAATVIRQMQRMALSSNSGCSSSKSNILPTGNVVCSGSVVTSEEAERLISSNSEEAIRRKNVNSSSNSSSSPHELSTDYNVSIANERKDNQPLGSNNCKCSSPACVNGSETHL, from the exons ATGTGTGTAAACGTGGATAAACGGTATACCTGTAAACAAGCACTGGCACACCCTTG GATATCTGGTAACGCAGCgagcaacaaaaatattcatGGTACAGTGTCCGAGCAACTTAAAAAGAACTTCGCGAAATCGCGTTGGAAA CAAGCATATTATGCAGCGACCGTTATTCGCCAAATGCAACGAATGGCACTCAGCAGTAATAGTGGATGTAGTAGTAGTAAGAGTAATATACTACCAACGGGAAATGTAGTATGTAGCGGCAGCGTTGTGACGTCAGAAGAAGCTGAAAGACTTATCAGCAGTAATAGTGAGGAGGCAATTCGCAGAAAAAATGTGAACTCAAGTTCCAACAGCAGCAGCTCTccacatgagctctcgactgaTTACAATGTATCTATTGCCAATGAACGCAAAGATAACCAACCATTGGGAAGTAATAATTGTAAATGTAGCTCTCCTGCTTGTGTAAATGGCAGTGAAACACACTTGTAA